GCCCATCTGGGAGCAAGAGCAGGTCGCCGGGATCCTTGCCCCCCTCCAGCGCCACCGCGTACACCAAGAAGCTGCGGGCAATCTCCAGCTCGAGGCTTTGTAGCGTGGCCTTGCGCCCAGCCTCGTCGGCGTCGAAGGAAAGATAGATTTCGCGGACTTCGTGCCGCTTGAGGAGCAACCCCTGTTCGGGGGATAACCCTGAACCCAGCACCGCCACCGCCTCGGTGAAGCCCATCTGGTGCAGGGCGATCACGTCGAACAGGCCTTCCACCACGATGGCCCGGCCCCGTTCGCGCAAAGAGGGACGGGCTTGGGGGAAGCCGTAGAGCAGTAGGCTCTTTTTGAAGAGAGGGGTCTCGGGAGAGTTGAGGTATTTGGGGCCGTCCTCCTTGCCGAGGGTCCGCGCAGTGAAGGCCACCGTGCGGCCCAGCGGGTCCTGGATGGGGAAGGTGATGCGGTGGCGGAAGCGGTCAAAGTAGCGCCCCTCCCGTTCGGCCAGCACCCCGGCGGCTAGCCCCTCTTCGGGGCTCACGCCCTTGCTGCTCAGGAACTTGATCAGCCCGTCCCAGCTTTGCGGCGCGTAGCCCAACCCGAACTTCTCCACCGCCTCATCGCGCAATCCCCGCCCCCTCAAGTAGGCGAGGGCTTCGGTTTTGAGGTTTGCCCGGAAGTATTCCTGGGCCAGGTTCAAGACCTCGTACAGCTCCCGCTTTTTGCCCTGGCTCCTGGCTTCGGGGAGCTCCACCCCCGTCTCTTGCGCCAGCCGCTCGAGCGCCTCACGGAAATCTATCCCTTCAATCTTCTGCAAAAACCCGAAGATGTCTCCGCCGGCTTTGCAGCCGAAGCAGTAGCACAGGCCCTTGGTCTCGTCCACATGGAAGGAGGGGGTCTTTTCCTGGTGGAAGGGACACAACCCTTTCCAGCGTCCCTTGCCGGCTGGCTTGAGGGCTACGTAACGTCCCACCAGCTCGCGGATAGGCATCCGTGAGCGGATGAGTTCGACAGCTTGGCTGCTCCTCGAGTCCATGGCGGAAACTACGGGAAACCAAAGGCTAGGGCCAAGTCTAGGGCTTGGTCGGGGTGGGGCCAGGAGACGTGCTGGACGGCACGGACCGACTCCTGAAAGACCCGAGGGGGTCTACCGGATCAGGATACTCTAAGCTCGAGGGTGGTAGGTTAGAACAGCCCGCCCGCTGCCGGCACGAACCCTACAAATCCCGGCTGGGGCGCTTGGGGCTTCAGCCCGTACCGGGATGCAATATGTTGCCGTCGTGCTGGGTGATTTTTTGGGCTTGGATCTGGAGGCGGGCTTGGGTTTTGAGGTGCTCGCTGTCCTCGTCCTCGAGGGTTTCCAGCCAACTCAGGGCCTGCAGAGCCTGCCCCGCTTCCAATAAGCGGCGCGCCACCTCCTGACGGAGGCTACGGTTCAGGGCGGGGCTGGGAACGATGAGCAGAGCTTCGTTGTAGGCCTCCAGGGCCTCAGCCCTGCGGCCTCGGAACCAGCGTTCTTGCGCTACCAGCCGCCACAACCGGAAAGCAGCCGCTTGTTCCCCGGCCATACTCAAGTAGAGAGCGGCTTGTTCAAGCTGCCCGACTCCCTGACACCACTCCGCGGCCTCGAGCCACCACCGCTTGGCTTGCTCGGGGCTCACCAAGGTCAGGGCCGTTTCGCGCAGGTAGGGTGCGGCAAACACCAACCGCTCTCCCTGGAACTCGAGGAAGCCCTCTTCCACCAGACGGTGGAGGTGGGCTTCGCCGTTTAGCAAATGGCGTACCAGCGCCAAATCGGCCCCCTCGCCCAGCACGGCTATGCACAGCAGGGCAGAGCGAGCGGGACGAGGTAGGCTGTCGAGCCGCGGCTGGTAGGCCCAGCTTCCCCAGGCGGCCAGATCGGCCAGAGGGTCTTGATTCCCCTGGCTGCGCGAGAGGGCTTGGAGCATCAGGGGCAGGCCACGGCTCTTGAGGGCCAGGATCTGATGGGCCGCTTCTTCGAGGTCGGGGCGCAACTCGCGGGCACAGGCCAGGGTGCCCGCCTCGTCCAAGGGCGCCACTGTTAGCACCTCCACGCTTCCTGCTTCCCACAGGTTGCGCCGGGAGGTGCTCAACAGCAGAACCCGGCCACGCGGGCGGTGGTGGAGCAGTTGGATCAGGAAAGGGTCGGCGGCGTGGAGGTCTTCCAGCAAGATCACCAGGGGTTGGGATTCGGAGAGCAAGGCCAGAAGCTGCAACCAGCCCTCGATCATCAGCCGCTCCAGCTCGATTTTGGGCGCAGGAGCCTGGGGCAACAAACCTACGCTGTAGGCCAAGGCTTGCTTGAGGGAAGGAGGCAGCGGCGTTCGCCCCAACCACTCCCCCACATCCCCCTCGATCAGCTTGTGCAGCGCCAGGTATAAGCTGTGGCGTAGAGAGCCTTCCCTGCTGAATCGGGGGGCTAGAACACCCCGCACTCCGGCGGGAAGATGGCCCAGGAAATGCCGGGCCAGGTGGGTTTTGCCGCTACCCAAAGGGCCCACCAGGGCCAGGTGTTGGCCCAAACCGTGCCGAGCCGCCTCGAGGGCCTCATGCAGCCGCAGAATTTCGGCCTCACGCCCTATCAGGTTATGGATGCGTTCCTCGAGGCCCAGGTAGCGGTGGGGGCGTAGGGGGCCGCCCTGGCCTTTGAAGACTTGGAGCTCGAGGGGGTGGTGGCGGCAGAGCGGGACCAGCCGCAAGGTGACGGCGTCGCTCCAGACTTCTCCTGGCGGGGCGGCTTGGGAGAGCCGCTGGGCCAGGTTGACGGCGGGACCCAACACCGTGGAGGACCCTGCCTGTCCATCCCCCAAAGGGGCCCGCAACACCAGCCCGCTGGCTACTCCGGCGCGGGCCGGGAGGGGGCTCCCGGTTACCATGGCCAGCGCTGCTTCCAAAGCGGCCCCGGCGTCGTTTTCGCGGCTGCGGGGAGCGCCGAATACCGCTAGGAGCCCATCGCCCAAATACTTGTCGACGTGCCCACCGTAGCGGCGGACCTGGGTTGCGGCCTCCGAAAGGGTGCGCCTTACGGCCCTCCAGGTGATTTCCAAAGGGTTTTCGAGGGCGAACTCGCTAAAGCGGGAAAGGTCGAAAAAGACCACGCTGACCCAGCGGCGCTCATGAACCAGAGCGTGTTCGCTGATGCCGCACCCGCAGTTTCCAGCATCGTAGACATAGTGACCGCAGTCAGGGCAGCGCATGGTCATCTCTGGGCGTCGGGGCGGAAGGCCATCAGCGGGGGGGCGGTTACCACCCGAAGTGGCCCGGAGAACAGGTCGGGGCCGATGAGATGGCTGGGTAGGCCGAGCACCACCGGAACCCCTATGTCCATCAGGTAGAGGTTCCGGGCCAAAGCCTGCACCACCCGACCGCGCAACTCGTAGCGGCCCCGCTCCATGGGGTAGGCTCCGGGACTGGCTTCTCCGCCGTAAGACAGGTGTTCAACCTCAGCGTGAAGAAGGAGCCGGGCCCGCCCGGTAGGGGCTGGAGGCAGACCCCGATCAAAAGCCAGGAACACCCCTGCGGAGGTGACGACCTCGAGCACCGGGCTGCCCTGGGGCTCGGGGGCCAGATTGGCCTCCAGCGCATAGGCGGCGAAGCGCTCGAAGAAACCTTCGGGGGTGTCCTCGAGCACGGTGGGCCGTTGGCTTAGGGCTTCCACATCCATAGCATTATGAAAAATCTTAAACAAAATATAAAAACGTAAATCAAAGATACATCCTTTGCCCTGGCGTGTCAAAAAGCAGGGCTCGCTTTAGCGAGCCCTGCTGGGTTTCGTGGGTGCTGGCTCAGAACAGCGGCCCCAGGCGGAAGTGGAACTTCCCTTGGGCTTGCCCCTCTACGAACCCCACCCCGTAGTCGAAACGGATCGAGGGCAACAGGGCCCCGAAGAGGTTTAGGTCGAGCTGGAGGCCTAGGCCAAACCCCATGTGGAGCTGGGGTTGGGGGTTGGCCGCGCTTCCCCAAGCGGTTCCCAGGTCGGTAAAGGCGATCCCGATGACGTTAGTACCGCCGCTTTCCGAGAAGCGGAAGTCATAGCGGTACTCGAGCGAGCTGGTGAAAAAGTACCGACCTGTCTGGAACCGCGTATCGTAGCCGCGCAGGGTCAAGGCCTCGTCGAGGGTGCCGCCCACCCCGAAAAGGGCTTCGCTAGGGATGGTCCCCGCCACCCCCAGCATGGTCCCGGTAGAGACCCGCAGGGCCAGGGCTTGGCGCTTAGCCTGATCCAGGCTCCAGTAAGTTTTGCCGGTGAGGCTGAAGGGGATGTACTGCGAACTGCTTCCGTTGCGAGGGAGGGTCAGCACGTAGCTGGTTTGGGCGCTGGCCCCGAGACCCTGGGTGGGGAAGCTGGGGTTGTCGGCGTTGGAGTAGGTGGCGGAGAGGCTCAGGGAGAAGTTGTTGCTGGGAGAGGGAAGCAGGGCTCGAGCTTGATCTTCGGTGACGCCGGTGTAGCTGGGGTCGCTACACTGCGGTTTTTGGGTGTTGTTGGGGTCGTTGACACAGGGGCGGTTGGGGTCGTAGATCTCGAGGCTGGGCGATTTGTACTCATAGCGCAGGGAGGTGCCCAGGCGCAAGTTGGGTAAGCTTGCGGAGAGCGGGCGAGAAAGCCCAAACTCGAAGCCGGTGCTGCGCTGGGTGTACTGCCAGCCGGTTTTATTGCCGTTGGAGTCGTAAAGGTCGTAGTTGGGCACCGGGCGGCTGAAGACGCTGAAGCTGGCCGCGGTGCGAACTTCTTTGAAGTCGGCGAAGTCCAGGTAAACCCAGGGAATCTGGTAGGCCAGCGAAAGCGAGAGGTTATCGCCGGACTCGTTGAACCCGAAGGAAAGCTCGGCGCTCAGCTTGTGGTTGAGGCCCCACAGGTTCCCCTCATTGTACGTGACGGAACCGCTCCACCCCTCCAGGCTGCTCCAGCCGATGGAGGGCACGAAGGCCCCGGTGCGCCCCTCTTTGAGGCCTAGCACGATGATGATCTCGTCGGGTTTCTCCCCCGGCTCCACCGTGCGCGAAGGCGGCTCGGCCAAGACCCCGGTGCGCAGCACGTTGGAAAGCCCATTGAGGAAGGCCCGGACCGAGAAGAGGGTGCCCGGCTTGGGCAGCTCGCGCAGGATCACCTCGTCTTGGGTACGGTGAGGCCCCGACCAGTTGAGCTTGTACCCCCCGATCTTGACCTCGCTGAGGGTTTGGGTATAGACCCCGTTCTCAAAGGTGATTTTGGGCTGGGCGACGATCTCGTAGCCCTCGCTGCGATAGAGGTTCAATAGTCGTCCGAAGTCCTCGTTGGCCAGAGCCGGGCTGAAGACATCGCCGGGTTTGAGGCGTAAGGCCGCCCTAAGCCTGGCTTCCGGGATAGCGGTGGCCCCCACGATGCGGACCTCACGGATGGGGCCATAGGTCTGCTCGCCCGGCTCGAGGATCAGCCGCACCCCGTCGTTTCCCACCGACTCCGCGCGGAAGCCCACCTGCCGCCCGGTGGCCTTGGTGAGGGCGTTGATCCCGTCCAGGAGGCGGTCGTAGTTGAAAGGGTCGCCCGGCTTGAGCCCCAGGTTGGCCACGTCCAGTCCGTTGCCCTGGATCTCCGCCACCTTGAGTTCACGCAGCCGCACCTTGAGGGTTCCCTCTTCCAGCACAGAGTTGGCCACGTCCACCCCGCTGCCGCGGAAGCCCGCCTGGGCGTAGATCTGGGCGATCTGCTCGAGGGCCGAACGGTAGCGCTCGAAGTCGAAGCGCCCTCCCTGCGCGATGGTCTGAACGATGGGCTCGAGCCGATCTTTGGGTACGAAAGTGGGGTTATCCAGCTCGACCTTCTTGACTTCGGGGGTCTCCTGGACCTTGAAGCTGAGATTGACCCCCTGGGTGACGGTGCTGGCTTCGAAGGTGACGACCGGGCTAAAGGGAAAGCCCTGTTGGCGGTAGTACTGGGAGAGCCCCTGGGCAGCTTCGTTGGCCCGCTTGGGGTTATAGGTCGCTCCCGGTCCCAGGGCGAACTCGTTGAGCAGGAATTGCTGCGCCACGGTTGGCGGCAGCACTTTACTGTCGAAGGTAACGGTGTTGATGGGGGGGTTGGGGGTCAGCTCGACCACCAGCTTGTTGCCTTCTAGCCGCACCGCCACATCTTGGAAAAATCCCGAGTCCAGTATGGCTTTGCGGGCCGCCTCGAGGTCGCCCGGCTCGTCACCTACACCAAACGGTAGGGCGATACGGGCTAGGGCCTGGAGCACCGGGTCGCCGCCGCGAATCTCGAGGTCTTGAATCGGTGCGGCCAGGGCCAGGCTCACCACCATGAAAACGAGAGCTAGAGCACGTTTCATCCGCCAAAGGATAACGGAGCGGGGTGAACAAGGAGTGAGAAGCACCTAACAACGGGCAGGGGGTCGAGAGAGGCCGGGTTGGGCGACGGACCTAGGCCCGGGCCGGGATTCGACGCCGCCGGCTTTTGGTTTGGTATCGTAGGGCTTATGGATAGCCTGGGTATCTACGAAGCTATTCAGCAGACCGTCGCTTTTATTCGCCAGCAGACCGACTTCGTACCCGAGGTGGGCATCGTGCTGGGTTCGGGGCTGGGGCCGCTCGCAGACGAGATCGAGGCCGTGGCCAGCTTTCCCTATGCGGACTTACCGCACTTCCCTCGTTCGACGGCCCCCGGTCACGAGGGAAGGTTGATTTTAGGGAAGCTCGAGGGCAAAAAGGTGCTGGCCTACAAGGGCCGGGTGCATTATTACGAGTCCTACACCGCCGCCGAGGTGGTCTTTCCGGTGCGGGTCGGCTTTTACCTGGGCGCCAAGACCTTCTTCCTGACCTCCGCCGCCGGGGGGCTCAACCCTCACTGGAGGGCCGGAGACCTGATGCTCCACCTCGACTACCTCAACATGGCCGGGATCAACCCGCTCAAGGGTCCTAACGATGAGCGCATGGGGCCACGCTTCCCGGTTATGTTCGACGCTTATGACCCCGAACTCAATGCTTTGGCCCGCAAGGTGGCCCGCGCTCAGGACCTGAGCCTGCGCGAGGGGGTTTATGTCTGGTTTGCCGGGCCCGCCTTCGCCAGCCGAGCCGAGCTGCGCATGTTGCGCCTTCTGGGGGCCGACGCCATCGGCATGAGCATGGTTCCTGAGGTGATTGCCCTGCGCCACCTGGGGGCGAGGGTCTTGGGGTTGTCCACCATTACCGACATGGCCCTCCCCGACTCCACCCACCACGCCACCGAGCAGGAGGTGCTCGAGGTCGCAGCCCGCACCGGAGCTACCTTCCGCAGGTTTGTGCGGGGGATTTTGGCCGCTATGTAGTATGGCCTTACCCCAGGTTCTCGAGCGCATCCAGGCCGCGGCGCGCCGCGCCGGGCGTGACCTTGGAGCCATACGGCTGGTGGCGGTAACCAAGGGACATAGCCCCCAGGAGATCCAGGACAAGGTGCTGCGATACGGGAATTTTCCCTTGGGCGAGTCCCGCGTGCAGGAAGCCCTGCCCAAGATGGCCGCACTTCCGGGGCTCGAGTGGCACCTGATCGGCCCCTTGCAGCGCAACAAGGTCAAGTTCTGCTCGGGTTTTGGCCTCATCCACTCCTTGGATTCGCTCAAGCTGGCCGAATACATGAGCAAGAAAGCCAGGGAGATGGGGCATGCTTTCCGGGTGCTGGTGGAGGTCAACCTGAGCCTCGAGCCGCAAAAACACGGCTTTTGGGAGGGCGAGCTGGCCGAGGTAGTGCCGCGCCTGCGCGAGATGGAAGGGCTCGAGGTGCAGGGGCTTATGACCGTCGCCCCCTATACCGAAGACCCCCGGACGGTGAGGCCCCTTTTCGCCCAGCTTTCCCGCCTGGCCGACCGCTTTGACCTGCCCGAGCGCAGCATGGGCATGTCCGGCGATTTCGAAGTGGCGGTGGAGGAGGGGGCCACCTTGGTACGGATCGGCCGCGCGTTGTTCGAGTAGATGGGGGCGCTTTACAGAAAGCCAAGCGCTTCGGGCGTATAATACGCGTAGCGGTGTTTTTGTGGCTAGCCGGTGTGGTAGGTTGAAATATGCCGGATAAGGTGGACGACTCTATCGAAACGGTGATCGCGACCCTGCCGGGGGTACAGACCCAGCTTACTGCGCTCGACGTGCGCTACCAAGAATTCAAGCGGGGGATGCGGGGCTATGTGGTGGCGGACGTGCGGGAGTACCTGGGACGGGTCGCCGACCAGCTCGGAGCGCTCCTGGAGCAGAACGAGGCCCTGCGGACTAGGATCCGTACCCTCGAGGCCGAGCTTGCCGAGGCCAAGGAGGGCGAGGCCGAGCTGCGCCGTGCGGTGGTGGCCGCCGAGCGCATCGCCCGCGAGATCAAGGCCCAGGCCGAGCGGGACGCCGAGTTGATCAAAAAAGAGGCCGAGTCGGCCCGCGAGGTCTCGTTACAGGAAGTGGTAGCCGAGATGAAGCGGGTCCGGGTGGAGATCGAACAGCTCAAGAACGAGCGCGACCTGTTTGTCTCGCAGTTCAGGGCGCTGCTGGAGGGTTACCTAAGCTCGCTGGAGAAATACCGGCGCTAACTTGCCCTCAGCGCACCACCCCCAGGCGGGCCAGCAGGCTCAGTAGGCCCTCGCGCCAGTAGTAGCTCGCGCTGAAGCTGCCGCGCACCGGGTAACCCTCGGCGTTGAGCCCCAGGCTTTGGGCTAGGTAGAGGGCCCGCGGTAAGTGGGGCTCGTCGGTCACCACGACGATGCCCTGCTTGCCCACCAGGCCTTTGATGTTGCTGAGGTTTTGCCAGGTGCTCTGGCTTTGGGTCTCGCAACGCAAAGCGGTGGGAGGAACCCCCCGGTCCCTCAGGTAACGGCAGCCTACCTCGCCCTCGCTGTAGCGATCCCCCGGCCGCTTGCCCCCGGTCACGATGATGCCCGGGGCGAGGTGATGGCGGTACAGGCGCAGGGCCACCTCGAGGCGGCCTTTGAGGATGGGGCTGGGGCGACCGTTGTACTGGGCGGCCCCCAGCACCACGATCCAGCCGGGAGGGGCACCGTGTCCGTATTGAGGGGCCTGGGCCCATCCCAGGGTCACGGCCAGGAGCAGGGCCAGGATGCGCAGACCAACCACCGCTAACCTCTTACAACAGCTTAGCCTCTTTTAGGGCCAACAGCAGCTCATTTGGGCTTCCAAACCGGGGCGAGAGATCGGCGTTGGTAGGGGTCGCCAGGAAAAAAGCCCGTATCCCGGCTTGCTGGGCAGCTTGTTGGTCGGCCCAGGAATCCCCCACGAAAATCGCTTGGCGCCTGTCCAGGGCGAAGTGCTCGAGCGCTTTGAGCAGGAGATCGGGAGCAGGTTTGGGCGGCCCGTCCTCGCGGGTGAGGACCAGGTCAAAGCGCAGGCGGTGCTTGGCCAGGACGGTGGCGGTGCTCTCGCGGTGGTTGTTGGTGATGAGGGCGGTGTACACCTTGCCCTCGCGCAGCGCCGCCAGCAGCTCCTCCACCCCCGCTCGCAGCAGGGCCGATTGCGAAAGGGCCAGTTCCATGGCTTGGAACTCCTCGAGAATGGCCTGTCGTTCCGCCGCGGGGTAGTGGCGCACTCCCTCGATCACCAGCCGGTCTAGCGGGAGCCCCCACTTGCGCTTGAAGCCCAGGAGGGGAGAGGGGTGCCGGGGCTCGAGCAGGGTATCGTCCATGTCGAAGAAAACCGCGCGCACGGAAGATATCCTAACCGATGCGCGGCGTACAGGGCGAATGTGATCTTCCTCAAGGCCGGGCTGAAGGGGCGTGTTATCCTTGGAGAAGAGCGTGGACAGAATCCTCGGACGTACCAACGGACTCAAACCCAGCCAGCTCCGACAACTCGCCAACCTCTACCGCCGCCGGATTCCGGCGGGACGCTTGCTTAATGCCGAGCTGGCGCGGACGCTGGCCCACCTTTCCGCCGAGCTCCATAAGCCCATCGCCTTGCTGATGGACCGTCAGGGGCACGTGCTGCGGGTAGCGGTGGGCGACGCCAAAGAGATGCCCATGCCGCAGATGGCCTACGTAGAGACGCGCCTGAGCGGTTACCGGCTCCTGCATACGCATCTCGGCGGTGGGGGGTTATCGCGCCCCGACCTCACCACCCTCTTTCTCAACCGCCTGGATGTGCTGGCGGCTTTGGATGTGGACGTGAAAAGTGGCCTTCCGGGGCAGTTGCATATCGCTCAGCTTTCCCCCCCCGGCGCCCTCGAGGAAGACTGGCAGATCCTCCCCTCGAAGCCTTACCACGACTACCTGGAGTGGGACCTGACCGGGGCCACGGCGGCGCTGGAGGAGGAGCTGGCCCGTCGCTCGCGCACCTACGAACTCCAGGATGGGGCCGGGGAGCGGGCCATCCTGGTGGGGGTAGACCGGGGCGAAGGGGTACAGGCCGAGGTGGACCTGTCGGAGCTGGCCGAGCTGGCCCGCACCGCCGGGGCTGTTGCCGTCCACAAGGAACTGGTGTTCCGCCCTGGCCTGGACCCGCGTTACGCGGTGGGTCGGGGTAAGCTCGAGGAGCTGCAAAGCCGGGCCTACCACGAAAACGCGGGAACCTTGATCTTTGGGATTGACCTCACCCCCGCCCAGGCCCGCGAGATCGAGGCGGTCACGGGCTTGAAGGTGTTGGACCGTACTCAGCTCATCCTCGACATCTTCGCCCAGCACGCCCGCAGCCCCGAGGCCAAGGCCCAGGTCGAGCTGGCCCAGCTCAAGTATCTTTTGCCGCGGCTGGTGGGCAAGGGCAAGGAGCTCTCTCGGTTGGGAGGTGGCATCGGTACGCGGGGGCCGGGCGAGACCAAGCTCGAGGTAGACCGCCGCCGCCTGCAAGAGCGCATCACCCTCCTCTCCGATAAACTGCGCGAGATTGCGGGCCGCCGCCAGGAGACCCGCCGCGCCCGCGAGCGGGCTGGGCTTCCGGTGGTGGCGGTAGTCGGCTACACCAACGCCGGGAAGACCACCCTCATGCAGGCCTTGGCCAAGAACGGGGATGCCGGCGAAGACAAGCTCTTCGCCACCTTGCGCCCGCTGACCCGCCGGGGCTTTGTGCCGGGCGTCGGAGAGGTGCTCTACACCGACACCGTGGGCTTTATCCGGCACATGCCCGAAGAGCTGGTAGAAGCCTTCCGCTCTACGCTCGAGGAGCTGCGCGAGGCGGATCTGCTCTTGCACGTGCTGGATGCCTCGAGCGAGGGAGCCCTGGAGCGGCACGCGGTGGTAGAAGAGCTGCTGGGGAGGTTGGAGGTTGAAGTCCCCCGGGTGTTGGTTCTCGCCAAGGCCGACAAGGTTGGGGGATATGACCTCGAGTTCGTTAGAGAGCGCCTGGGGGGGATTCCCGTCTCGGCGGTAAAGGGCACGGGCCTGCTCCAGCTCAAGGAGCAGATCGCCGCTCGGCTGCTCTCGAGCGGGGTGCGCCCGGCAGGGTGGGCCAGGGCCAATGCCTGGGTGTCCTGAGCCCGCTAGCGGATGCTGAACCCCCTAAGCCCGGTGGATTTGCTCCACTGCACGTCCAGGCCGGTTACTCGGGAGAGCCTAGGGCCTTGGCGCAGAAATTCCAGGAATTGTTCGAGCTCTTCCCTTGGCCCTTCGGCCACCACCTCCACCCGCCCGTCGCTCAGGTTCTCGGCGTAGCCACATAGGCCCAGTTCCATTGCCCGCTGGCGGGCGTAGGCCCGGTAGCCCACGCCCTGCACCGTTCCCGTCACCAGCACCACGATCCGCTCCATCGGAAATTAGCCTATGGCATGTTGCCAATTTTTGGCTCCCCCCCCGGCTAGCGCCGCGGAAGAAACCCACCTAGGTTTCCCTCACGCTTTCCCAGTAAGCTATACAGGATGCGCTTTCGGCGCTTCTGGCCTCTGCTAATCCTTTTGGCGCTGGTGTCGCTTCCCGCAGCGCCGCCCCTGTTGGATTTACTGCTCAAACAGGGCCTGGCGGCGGCGGGGTTCCAGGGCCGGTGGACAGGGATCTCCGGGTATGTGTTCACCGGCCTTCGCCTGAAGGAGGGAGAGCTCCAAGGGCCGGGGATTAGGGTAAGGGCCCAGGAAGTCACGATCAGCTATCAGCTTTTCGGATTGCTGCGGCGTGAGCTGCCGTTGCGCATCCGGGTGAGGGGCGGGACCGTCAACCTGGAGTGGGATCGGCTGATTCCGGAGAAGCCCACCCAGCAACCGCCGCCCCCCTTTCGGCTGAGGGTAGAGCAGCTCGACCTCGAGCACGTGGAGGCCACCATCGCCCAGGGGCAGCGCCTTCCCATTCCCAAGCTGCGGCTTAGCCTCGGGGGCCGAGGCCCAGAATACGGCTTCCGCGCCCAGACCCCCGACGGGGCGATCAAAGGGACGGTCAAACGCACCGGCCTCGAGTTCGAGTCGTGGGAGATCCGCTTTGCTGGGGAGGTGCGGGCCGCCCGCTTCTGGTATCCGGGCCTCGAGGGGGGGAGGCTCGAGGGGACCTGGAAGCTCGGCCCCCAGGGCGTATTCGGCGACAACTACGTCCGTGGCGGGCGGATCAGGATCCCTGGGGTGCCCTTTCTCGCCGAGGGGGTAGAAGGGCCGATCGGTTTCGCGAAGGATCAGGTCACCGCCCGCCTCGAGGGGCGAACCCTGGACGGGCCGGTGTGGGCCACGGTGCGGGTGGACATCGCCGGGCGGCGCTATTCCTTCCACGTCGAGGGGACCCCCAGCCTCCCGGCCCTGGCCAAGAGCTACGGCTTGAGCCTGCCGGTGGAGGGCCGGGGGCCGCTTGTGCTCGACGGCGAAGGGTGGGAGAGGGTGCGGCTCAAGGGGCAGTTCCGCGGGGAGGGGGCGCTGACCGGCGAGCCCCTGGTGTACGCGGGGGATTTGGCCCTGGATAGGGCCTTCACCCTGCAAACCCAGGTGCGGGGGCGGTTTTTCGACCGGGAGTACCGGGCTGGCGTGAGCCTCGAGGGCGCCCACTACCGGGTCAACCTGACCGATAACTTCGGCAGCCAGCTCGCCTTACAAGGTGCAGGCGACCGGGCCAGCGGTGAGGGCAGCCTGGTGTGGCCGGTGCCGCTCAAGGGTAGGGCCCAACTGGTGTTCGACCTCGGGCGAGGCCGCTGGAACCTGGGGGTCCGGTCGCCGGGCGTGGGGTTTCCCCTGGCCCAGCCCCTCGACCTCTCGGGCCGCCTGCAGGGGGAAGGGAACCGAGTCAGCGGTGCACTGGGGCCGGTGGGGTTAGCGGGAAGCTGGGAGAACCTGGCCTTGGTGGTGCGCA
This portion of the Meiothermus sp. Pnk-1 genome encodes:
- a CDS encoding HAD family hydrolase; the protein is MRAVFFDMDDTLLEPRHPSPLLGFKRKWGLPLDRLVIEGVRHYPAAERQAILEEFQAMELALSQSALLRAGVEELLAALREGKVYTALITNNHRESTATVLAKHRLRFDLVLTREDGPPKPAPDLLLKALEHFALDRRQAIFVGDSWADQQAAQQAGIRAFFLATPTNADLSPRFGSPNELLLALKEAKLL
- a CDS encoding acylphosphatase, whose translation is MERIVVLVTGTVQGVGYRAYARQRAMELGLCGYAENLSDGRVEVVAEGPREELEQFLEFLRQGPRLSRVTGLDVQWSKSTGLRGFSIR
- a CDS encoding YdcF family protein, yielding MVGLRILALLLAVTLGWAQAPQYGHGAPPGWIVVLGAAQYNGRPSPILKGRLEVALRLYRHHLAPGIIVTGGKRPGDRYSEGEVGCRYLRDRGVPPTALRCETQSQSTWQNLSNIKGLVGKQGIVVVTDEPHLPRALYLAQSLGLNAEGYPVRGSFSASYYWREGLLSLLARLGVVR
- a CDS encoding DivIVA domain-containing protein, which encodes MPDKVDDSIETVIATLPGVQTQLTALDVRYQEFKRGMRGYVVADVREYLGRVADQLGALLEQNEALRTRIRTLEAELAEAKEGEAELRRAVVAAERIAREIKAQAERDAELIKKEAESAREVSLQEVVAEMKRVRVEIEQLKNERDLFVSQFRALLEGYLSSLEKYRR
- the hflX gene encoding GTPase HflX, encoding MDRILGRTNGLKPSQLRQLANLYRRRIPAGRLLNAELARTLAHLSAELHKPIALLMDRQGHVLRVAVGDAKEMPMPQMAYVETRLSGYRLLHTHLGGGGLSRPDLTTLFLNRLDVLAALDVDVKSGLPGQLHIAQLSPPGALEEDWQILPSKPYHDYLEWDLTGATAALEEELARRSRTYELQDGAGERAILVGVDRGEGVQAEVDLSELAELARTAGAVAVHKELVFRPGLDPRYAVGRGKLEELQSRAYHENAGTLIFGIDLTPAQAREIEAVTGLKVLDRTQLILDIFAQHARSPEAKAQVELAQLKYLLPRLVGKGKELSRLGGGIGTRGPGETKLEVDRRRLQERITLLSDKLREIAGRRQETRRARERAGLPVVAVVGYTNAGKTTLMQALAKNGDAGEDKLFATLRPLTRRGFVPGVGEVLYTDTVGFIRHMPEELVEAFRSTLEELREADLLLHVLDASSEGALERHAVVEELLGRLEVEVPRVLVLAKADKVGGYDLEFVRERLGGIPVSAVKGTGLLQLKEQIAARLLSSGVRPAGWARANAWVS